In Citrus sinensis cultivar Valencia sweet orange chromosome 3, DVS_A1.0, whole genome shotgun sequence, the sequence GTCAGCTCTTGCAGGGGAGGAATGTTCTCAGCAGCAAAGAGCATTATGTGAGGCATTCTCTTGTCCTCATGATCATAAAGGACGTTTTGGGCATAAAGATTAGGCGAACAACTGTGGTTAACAAATCTCCCCACATTGCCATACTCCACTGCATCAATGGTAAATCCACCATCCTCCACAACTCCACAGGAACTTGATGGTGCATCAGGCATAACATTCGAAAGTCCACCCCGAAGAGAACcatcattataattattcCCAATATCAAACAGGTACTCATCATTACTGCTTCTTCTTTCCGCTTCCTTCTCTTCAAGGAGCTCCCCCGCGTACTCACAGATAAAACTTCCCGAAGGAATGGAATTTAGATCTCACACCCCATCCCCGTGCTTCAGTTTTGAAGATCTCAAGCTGAAATTTGGTACCCTGCTGGCTGACTCTATTATAGCAAGAAGGAGGGCACTTGCAAGAAGGACGACACTCATAGACAAGGGGCTTTGCCTGAACAATGGCCCCATTGTGGTTGTAAGGAAGCTCACCTCCATTTTTAGCCACACAAGCACATTTCCCCCAACTCCGAACACCCATTGATGCAATCACAACCCGCTGGAGGAACAGGACGGCAGCAGTCAGGATATATAACATGATGATCGACACAAATAATGATGATGTTGTTCTGTTAACGAGTGGCCTTGGACGAGCGACCATTTTCAGTCTAGGCGTCCTTTGGGGTTCTGCCagtataatttttgttgtagagatCAGAATTCCTCAAAACTAAGGGGGGTCTTCTCCGCATTTCGACTGATACTTACAATAAAAAGAACTCATTTTTGCGATGATGCAGTTTcgaatatttatttgaacacAAAAAGTGTTtaagaaaagcttctctaataAGTTATTCCACCACAAATGGCTAGTTTCGACTTCCTTGGGGAAGTGTCAAATAGCCGTATGTGCTGTCTTCCCattcattactctttttcatTGTTTCATTGGCTTCCATACAAATACAACATTATGCAGGCTAATTGGTTAAAAGGGAATGGCTAGGGCTGACAGATGGATGACGAGGAGCATAGCTCACCTACCCCATCTTCCAATAAATAGTAATCTTCCATTTATTAATGGAAAACTCTCTAGTTCTTTAGCACTACTCTTTATTAATGCCTCCTCTCTCATGCAATAAGTACacttggtttttctttttttctttttcttttttatcttacATCGCACCAAACGTGTCAAAAACGACaaagtttaaaattgattttgtattttgcaGTGCAACAACTGTTAACTTAATTATGATTAATGAGTGCTTCCGTCCCTAATTTTCGAGCCTATAGCATTTGCTTTTGACTCGacaaagcaattaaaaaaaacgcCATTTTGGATACCGGTACGTCACGTACTAAATCCAATTGCTTGGTGTGGTCTCCCTATTAGCCTTCAGATCTTGACTCAATAAGTAATATCCAGCTAGTTTCCATAGGTTTTACTTAGCATGATGATCGAGAATAGGGATGACAATGGGATGGGGTGGATGTGGAGAGGCCTaccttattctttattttattaaaaatttcgCCTCTATTTCTCATCTCGTTCTTCAACACATTTAGAGGGACAGGGACGGAAAATCCCTATATAGAGAATAATTATCTCATTCTTACATTTtctccatttatttatttcataataggTATGAATATGTGATTActaaaaattagagacttaaataaaattattatcatattataaagtatttaaattattttaaaaaatctctaaaattttgaaacaatatcttcAACTGATatcaaaactgaaaaatatttaaagagagcgccacttaataaagaaaagaaaaaataataatattttagtattgaataagaattatattgtaggattttcttttagttataatttatttatattaggtaaaaataaaaaagaaaatttgttaaccaacattgtatttgattaaacaaaaattcgtaaataaaaattaaaaaatattaatatagaACGGGGAGTGAGGTGGGGGTGGGGTGGAGAATAAAAACCAAATCACATCCCATTAAGAGTTTGaggattatttttctctcattctCTACTCTAttctctaaaaattatttaaacccCAAGAGAACCCAAACCCGTGTAAGATTTTGTCATCTCTAATCGCGaaatcttgaattttcccttGCACGCAAGTCACAAGGTGTGCTATAAGATATTTTGGCATAATTCAGCTGGTTGTAGATATTTTCACCCAAATTGGAATAGTAATAAAGAATAATGATTGGTGTTTAGTGGTTTAAGTTTTTCATCtccattcaatttttaaaataaaaaaaaaaagataaataagttATGCTATTAGAACGTCTAAACGAAGCAAAACCAAACCAGTAATTAACAATTACAAAACAATTACTTGGTTGATAATAATGGCATGGGAGgtgattttatgattttactgGTTGCTTTACAACGGTTGGGACTCACTCTCAGCTACCGTCACTGACTCGTGTAGCACTACTTCAAAAGTCTCTGGGTGGCAAAGGAAGTATCCAAAATATGAAAGAGAGACAAGTGTTAGGCGTAAAGTGAAAAACCTTTATATGGAAACTATAACTTTCTgctaataattatgataatgaGTCCAATTCATTTCAAATAAGGGTCTTGAGGGGTCCATAATGGGGTCTACATTTACGCATCATCAATCTAATCTAACTCTCTAGTCCCAAGAGGAAGAAAAGAGGTGGCAATTTCCCCTTAGCAGCAGCCCTCAAGGCTTCTACTATAAATATGGATATTAACATTTGTTAGCAACCCATCTCATAAGCATCCTCCTTCGTACTGCTAGCaaagattttgatattttgcaaATGGGGTTATCTCAATACTACCTTCTTTCCGTAGTGCTGCTTTTGCCTGCATATTGTTACTCTCAGTTCACATTCACAAGTTCTAGAGCTTCATTCTATGGTAGCCCTGACGGCTTGGGGACACCATGTATGTAAAAATCTCACCTTTTTAAAGCTATGTGCATTAAACTCGTGCACAAGTTGACGCGAACGAATCGTTCATTTCATTATGCTTTAGAGAAGTTTTGTTTTAGtatttgtttatcttttaGATTAACTAATGTTCATGTCGATGATTCATCAGCTGGTGCTTGCGGGTTTGGTACATATGGAAAAACTGTAAATGATGCTAACGTGGCCGGTGTGTCGAGCCTTTGGAATAATGGAACTGCTTGTGGAACTTGCTATCAGGTACTGATTATTAACTTTCAACCCACTCAATCATTGTTGTTTATTGTAAAGCTATATAATAAATGTGTAAAGTGAACGAATTGCTAAGACGGCTAAGGCTGTGCATGAAAGGAACTtgaaaactttatttatttaaattgtattgtttatatatatatatatatatatatatatatatatatatatatatatatatatatatatatataagtagtTTCATGCATATTCTTCATAAGACTGCTTAAATCATTTCACAACATCGTCAACAATTTTATTACCACTAGTAATTCTTTTGGTTTTGTAACATCAATTAATAAtggttagttaattaattaactacaGGTCAGATGCAATGTACCCGACGTTTGCACAGATTATGGGGTGTTCGTGGTGGTGACCGACTATGGTGAAGGAGACGACACAGACTTCGTCCTCAGCCCACGCGCATATGGAAGAATGGCACTTGCAGATAAGTCAGAAGAGCTTTATACTTTTGGTGTCGTCGACGTTGAATTCCTGAGGGTCCCTTGCCGGTTCAGAGGCTACAACGTCATGTTCAAGGTCCATGAAAACAGCAAGTACCCACAGTACTTGGCCGTAGCCACGCTGTATGTAGGTGGCCAAAATGACGTCCTAGCAGTTGAAATGTGGCAGGTAATTACTTACAAATTAACTTCTAAACAATTGATTTTTGGCCCGTCCATCGCATGTAATGCTTTTGTTGGTGCAGGAGGATTGTAAAGAATGGATGCCGATGAAAAGGGCTTTCGGTGCAGTATTTGACATCTTTTATCCACCACCAGGACCAATGAATTTGAGGTTTCAAGTGAGTGGCAGCGCGGGGCTCACATGGGTTGTGGCAAACAATGCTATTCCAAAAATATGGAAGGCTGGAGTTGCTTATGAGTCAGCAATTCAGCTTGCATAAATTTGAGATATCCCAAGCTTTATTATTACCGGTTCCGGGTTATCAGCTTCTTAATGTCATTTGGATATTCTAGTATGTTGTTGCCCGGCATCAGTAAGTGCTGTTActttatctttttatctttttttttcagtttgttGCTTAGGGTGTATTGTGGACTCCTGTCACCTCAACACTTAACTAGTTGCTAAATAAATAGTGGGATTGTGTACTTTAAGATCTTTTGatctaaagagaaaattaataaaattccgCTCTCGTTAAGATAAAACCGGTCATCCGCCTTGTTAGTGGTGTCCATGTGTGTGTGTCTTGTTGAATTTCTTGTGATTGTTTAAATAACTCCATTATATTTCCTCTACTAATAGTAATCAGTAAAATTGATGTATTATCAAACAATATACATCGTCGATAATGTTTCTTGGTGATTGCaatatgttaaaaatatatttcaaatgtaaaaattgtaaaataaactgT encodes:
- the LOC102627945 gene encoding expansin-like B1 isoform X2 — translated: MGLSQYYLLSVVLLLPAYCYSQFTFTSSRASFYGSPDGLGTPSGACGFGTYGKTVNDANVAGVSSLWNNGTACGTCYQVRCNVPDVCTDYGVFVVVTDYGEGDDTDFVLSPRAYGRMALADKSEELYTFGVVDVEFLRVPCRFRGYNVMFKVHENSKYPQYLAVATLYVGGQNDVLAVEMWQEDCKEWMPMKRAFGAVFDIFYPPPGPMNLRFQVSGSAGLTWVVANNAIPKIWKAGVAYESAIQLA